In Tolypothrix sp. NIES-4075, the following proteins share a genomic window:
- a CDS encoding outer membrane protein assembly factor BamB family protein, which produces MIKTFSSYKRALGIATVALVFIMPTISSSAEESQWRSDNQWRLGGQNLNNTRSTAGERYLNPKNVTQLSPKWIFSAGGELSATPAVVDKTVYMPDWGGNFFKIDAQTGTQIWANSIASYINDPSIPKAFSRTSPALKGNKVVIGSQEGAFLIAVNKDTGKLIWKTKLDEHPYAIITQSPTIYGNRVYVGVASSEETAANDPNYPCCTFRGSMTAVDLNTGKLLWKTYTVPENYGQSDGYSGGAVWGSTPAIDPKRNSVYIATGNNYNVPQTARDCIAKLSSQTAPDESQCLDDNNYIDAIVALDLDTGTIKWANKLQGYDTWTVACYYGGISNCPDPKGPDYDFGQAPMLFTVKDAGKSRDLLGAGQKSGVFWALDRDTGKVVWSRIVGPGGPVGGIMWGSATDGQQIYVAISNYGFEKYTLDPSGETINGGSWSALDAATGKIIWQTADPAGERDMAPMTVANGVVYAGSMASGADNNNMYALDAKSGKILWNFNSGGSVVAGAAVVDGTVYWGSGYSRIPGGFKSNNKFYAFTVSKHR; this is translated from the coding sequence GTGATTAAAACTTTTTCATCCTATAAACGAGCGCTTGGAATTGCTACAGTGGCATTAGTCTTTATCATGCCAACAATTAGTAGTAGTGCTGAAGAAAGTCAGTGGAGATCGGATAATCAGTGGAGGTTGGGTGGTCAGAACCTAAACAATACTCGCTCTACAGCAGGTGAGAGATACCTCAATCCGAAAAACGTAACACAGTTGTCTCCCAAATGGATTTTCAGTGCAGGTGGTGAACTCTCTGCTACACCAGCAGTTGTAGATAAAACTGTATATATGCCTGACTGGGGCGGTAATTTTTTTAAGATTGATGCACAGACGGGTACACAGATTTGGGCAAATAGTATTGCTAGCTATATTAATGATCCAAGTATCCCAAAAGCTTTTTCGCGCACAAGTCCAGCACTTAAGGGGAATAAAGTGGTTATTGGTAGCCAGGAAGGTGCTTTCCTGATAGCAGTTAACAAAGATACTGGGAAGCTAATCTGGAAAACAAAACTTGACGAGCACCCCTATGCTATTATTACTCAATCACCGACCATTTATGGCAATCGTGTGTATGTTGGAGTTGCCTCTTCTGAGGAAACAGCGGCTAACGATCCGAACTACCCATGCTGCACATTCCGTGGAAGCATGACTGCCGTAGATTTGAATACTGGAAAGCTTCTGTGGAAAACTTACACTGTACCGGAAAATTATGGTCAATCGGATGGCTACTCAGGTGGAGCAGTATGGGGTAGCACACCAGCAATCGATCCAAAGCGAAATTCGGTATATATTGCAACAGGCAATAACTACAATGTGCCTCAAACGGCAAGAGATTGTATTGCAAAACTCTCTTCACAGACAGCTCCTGATGAGTCGCAATGCCTCGATGACAATAATTATATTGACGCGATCGTGGCACTTGATCTCGACACTGGCACGATTAAGTGGGCAAATAAACTACAGGGATACGATACCTGGACTGTTGCCTGCTACTATGGCGGTATCTCCAATTGCCCTGACCCCAAAGGACCAGATTATGATTTCGGTCAGGCACCCATGCTTTTCACTGTTAAAGATGCTGGAAAATCGCGTGATCTACTTGGTGCTGGTCAGAAGAGTGGTGTCTTTTGGGCGCTTGACCGGGATACTGGAAAAGTCGTCTGGAGCCGAATAGTTGGTCCTGGTGGTCCTGTTGGTGGAATAATGTGGGGTTCGGCTACGGATGGTCAACAAATCTATGTAGCGATTTCAAACTACGGATTTGAGAAGTACACATTAGATCCCTCAGGTGAGACTATTAACGGTGGGTCATGGAGTGCGCTTGATGCAGCTACTGGCAAAATTATCTGGCAGACAGCAGATCCAGCAGGTGAAAGGGATATGGCTCCAATGACAGTAGCGAATGGAGTGGTGTATGCTGGCTCGATGGCATCAGGAGCCGATAACAATAACATGTATGCATTAGATGCAAAGAGTGGTAAGATTCTGTGGAATTTTAACAGTGGGGGATCAGTAGTTGCAGGTGCAGCAGTGGTTGATGGTACAGTGTACTGGGGTTCTGGCTACAGCCGCATCCCAGGCGGGTTTAAGTCTAATAATAAGTTTTATGCATTCACAGTCTCGAAGCATCGGTAA
- a CDS encoding endonuclease domain-containing protein, with protein MTKLYNQTSEKQKRQTLRNNMPPSEKIVWAKLRNQQIESCKFRRQYSIDRFVVDFYSSELRLAIEIDGDSHYQDGVPEYDRDRQAFLESKGTRILRFTNQEVYQDIDVVVDKIREVICRLREVTPP; from the coding sequence ATGACAAAACTGTATAACCAAACCTCAGAAAAGCAAAAACGGCAAACTCTCAGAAACAATATGCCCCCATCTGAAAAAATAGTTTGGGCAAAACTTAGAAATCAACAAATTGAAAGCTGTAAATTTCGCAGACAATACAGTATTGACAGATTTGTAGTGGATTTTTATTCTTCGGAATTGAGACTTGCCATAGAAATTGATGGTGATAGTCACTATCAAGATGGAGTTCCAGAATATGACCGCGATCGCCAAGCATTTTTGGAATCAAAAGGCACGAGGATTTTGAGATTTACAAATCAAGAAGTTTATCAAGATATTGATGTTGTGGTGGATAAGATTAGGGAAGTTATTTGTAGGTTGAGGGAAGTTACCCCACCCTAA
- a CDS encoding CHAT domain-containing protein: MLLTTPAMNEQRLQAYYQLIKSLLNCTDGEEPEILAANQGLLDAGFVQKVEEVAQMCSQHGDEKTANWLQSLAMQIGESLNLDNKVDLQSLSEEEMQPYYRFLMEVLQATADSRGNSQVVYPLLATNTDKLDGVLAEILRRWGTNSLGEATPDQAEYLAPVIVLFGNLIQQFSLGSKASNMEIAITGYEVALTVYTPEALPIGWAETQNNLAIGYRNRIKGDRADNIEIAIAAFTAALSVRTREALPIDWAATQHNLANAYNNRIKGDRADNIEIAIAAFTAALSVRTREALPIDWAMTQNSLAVAYSDRIKGDRADNIEIAIAAFTAALSVNTREALPEDWAMTQNNLAVAYSDRIKGDRADNIEIAIAAFTAALTVRTREALPIDWATTQNSLAVAYKDRIKGDRADNIEIAIAAFTTALSVNTREALPIDWAMTQNNLAVAYSDRIKGDRADNIEIAIKAYTAALSVNTREALPQSWATTQNNLGVAYSNRIKGDRADNIEKAIASFTAALTVRTKEVLPENHAETLFGLGKTYQDANKFDLAYNTFESAIATIESLREEIVSGEESKRKQAEYFNQVYSRIVEVCCQLNKITEAIEYVERSKTRNLVEQILERDSKTIFPPEIFTQLEKYRDEIAVGQYQIQNGKAENPNVLAQHLQQLRNQCNELQNQYLPVGYSFKFDSFQSSLDEHTAIIEWYILNDKILAFIVTKQGDVTVCQSQPEDREALRNWAIQYLRNYYNQKDQWRNNLGQALKELASILHINEILTQIPKHCDKLILIPHQFLHLFPLHALPINQNSENSPCLLDLFPRGVGYAPSCQLLQQVQQRKRPDFQSLFAIQNPTKDLIYTNLEVQVIQSYFNTSNVLKKTAATLTAINNTDLNTYHCTHFSCHGYFNLTNPSNSALILADAPVADTPTKPDSERYLNLRAGETHDLEKCLTLDRIFSLKLEKCRLVTLSACETGLIDFDNASDEYIGLPSGFLLAGSQAVVSSLWTVSDLSTAFLMMKFYENLQTINTVSIALNQAQQWLRNLTTEEFEALLVKYHPQIEEIFAQLEEDDQILAEEYLLQTRHRKPYPFKNPFYWAAFTATGV; encoded by the coding sequence ATGCTTCTAACTACACCTGCCATGAACGAACAGCGCCTACAAGCTTATTACCAGCTAATCAAAAGCCTGCTAAATTGCACAGATGGAGAAGAACCAGAAATTTTAGCAGCAAACCAAGGATTACTTGATGCTGGCTTTGTGCAGAAGGTAGAAGAAGTAGCACAGATGTGTTCTCAACACGGAGATGAGAAGACAGCGAATTGGTTGCAAAGTTTGGCAATGCAAATAGGGGAATCGTTGAATCTAGATAATAAAGTAGATTTGCAATCTCTCAGTGAGGAGGAGATGCAGCCATATTACCGATTCTTGATGGAGGTACTACAAGCAACCGCAGACAGTAGGGGTAATTCCCAGGTAGTTTACCCCTTGCTGGCAACGAATACAGACAAACTGGACGGAGTGTTAGCAGAAATATTGCGCCGTTGGGGGACAAATAGCCTTGGGGAAGCGACACCAGATCAAGCGGAATATTTAGCACCAGTTATTGTCTTATTTGGCAATCTAATTCAGCAATTCTCTTTGGGTAGCAAAGCCAGCAATATGGAAATTGCCATTACTGGCTATGAAGTCGCGTTAACTGTTTACACTCCTGAAGCTTTGCCTATTGGTTGGGCAGAAACGCAAAATAATCTCGCAATTGGCTACAGGAATAGAATTAAAGGAGACAGGGCAGATAACATCGAAATTGCAATTGCGGCTTTTACTGCTGCTTTAAGTGTCAGAACCAGAGAAGCTTTGCCTATTGATTGGGCAGCAACGCAACATAATCTCGCAAATGCCTACAACAATAGAATTAAAGGAGACAGGGCAGATAACATCGAAATTGCGATCGCGGCTTTTACTGCTGCTTTAAGTGTCAGAACCAGAGAAGCTTTGCCTATTGATTGGGCAATGACGCAAAATAGTCTCGCAGTTGCCTATAGCGATAGAATTAAAGGAGACAGGGCAGATAACATCGAAATTGCGATCGCGGCTTTTACTGCTGCTTTAAGTGTCAACACCAGAGAAGCTTTGCCTGAAGATTGGGCAATGACGCAAAATAATCTCGCAGTTGCCTATAGCGATAGAATTAAAGGAGACAGGGCAGATAACATCGAAATTGCGATCGCAGCTTTTACTGCTGCTTTAACTGTTAGAACCAGAGAAGCTTTGCCTATTGATTGGGCAACAACGCAAAATAGTCTCGCAGTTGCCTACAAAGATAGAATTAAAGGAGACAGGGCAGATAACATCGAAATTGCGATCGCGGCTTTTACTACTGCTTTAAGTGTCAACACCAGAGAAGCTTTGCCTATTGATTGGGCAATGACGCAAAATAATCTCGCAGTTGCCTATAGCGATAGAATTAAAGGAGACAGGGCAGATAACATCGAAATTGCGATCAAGGCTTATACTGCTGCTTTAAGTGTCAACACCAGAGAAGCTTTGCCTCAATCTTGGGCAACAACGCAAAATAATCTCGGAGTTGCCTACAGCAATAGAATTAAAGGAGACAGGGCAGATAACATCGAAAAAGCGATCGCATCTTTTACTGCGGCTTTAACTGTCAGAACTAAAGAAGTTTTGCCTGAAAACCATGCAGAAACTTTGTTTGGACTGGGAAAAACTTACCAAGACGCAAACAAGTTCGACTTAGCATACAATACTTTTGAGTCTGCCATTGCCACTATAGAATCTTTACGGGAAGAAATAGTATCTGGAGAAGAAAGCAAACGCAAACAAGCGGAATACTTTAACCAAGTTTATAGCCGCATAGTAGAAGTTTGCTGCCAATTAAATAAGATTACCGAAGCGATTGAATATGTTGAACGTAGTAAAACCCGCAATTTAGTTGAACAAATTCTTGAACGTGACTCTAAAACCATTTTCCCTCCAGAAATATTCACTCAATTAGAAAAATACAGGGATGAAATAGCCGTAGGACAATATCAAATCCAAAATGGCAAAGCAGAAAATCCAAATGTCCTTGCCCAACATCTACAACAGTTGCGAAATCAGTGTAATGAATTGCAAAACCAATACTTACCTGTTGGTTATAGTTTCAAATTTGACTCCTTCCAAAGTTCTTTGGATGAGCATACAGCCATTATCGAGTGGTATATTCTCAACGATAAAATTCTGGCGTTTATTGTCACAAAACAAGGAGATGTAACTGTTTGCCAATCCCAACCAGAAGACCGAGAAGCTTTGAGGAATTGGGCAATTCAATATTTGCGGAACTACTACAATCAAAAAGACCAATGGAGAAATAACTTAGGGCAAGCACTCAAAGAATTAGCTTCGATTCTGCACATTAATGAAATATTAACCCAGATACCAAAGCACTGCGATAAACTCATCCTAATTCCCCATCAATTCCTGCATTTATTCCCCCTTCATGCACTCCCAATAAATCAAAATTCTGAAAATTCGCCTTGTCTTCTGGATTTATTCCCTCGTGGTGTGGGTTATGCACCCAGTTGTCAACTACTGCAACAGGTACAACAGCGCAAACGTCCAGATTTTCAATCTCTATTTGCGATTCAAAATCCCACAAAAGACTTGATTTATACTAATTTAGAAGTACAAGTTATTCAAAGCTACTTTAATACTTCCAACGTTCTGAAAAAAACAGCAGCAACACTCACAGCTATTAATAATACTGACTTAAACACTTACCACTGCACCCACTTTAGCTGTCACGGATATTTTAACTTAACAAACCCCAGTAATTCAGCCTTAATTTTGGCAGATGCACCCGTCGCAGACACCCCAACAAAACCCGACTCCGAACGTTATCTGAATTTACGAGCAGGGGAAACCCACGATTTAGAAAAATGCCTGACTTTAGATAGAATATTCAGTCTCAAATTAGAAAAATGTCGCCTCGTCACCCTTTCCGCGTGCGAAACTGGATTGATTGATTTTGACAATGCCAGCGATGAATATATTGGTTTACCTAGCGGTTTTCTGTTAGCTGGTAGTCAAGCTGTAGTTAGTAGTTTGTGGACTGTCAGCGATTTATCTACAGCATTTTTGATGATGAAATTTTATGAAAACTTGCAAACAATAAATACTGTCTCCATAGCACTCAATCAAGCACAGCAATGGTTACGAAATTTAACAACAGAAGAATTTGAAGCACTGTTAGTTAAATATCATCCACAAATAGAAGAAATTTTTGCTCAACTTGAAGAAGATGACCAAATACTTGCTGAGGAATATTTATTACAAACTAGGCATCGTAAGCCATATCCTTTTAAAAATCCTTTCTATTGGGCAGCTTTCACCGCCACAGGAGTTTAA
- a CDS encoding type II toxin-antitoxin system RelE family toxin encodes MRLRIDKLKTDPEKQGKPLVDKLKGYRSLRAVGQRYRIIYKVELDKVVVLVVGVGLRKQGDKEDIYAQIEKLLEE; translated from the coding sequence TTGCGTCTACGCATCGACAAGCTGAAAACAGACCCAGAAAAACAAGGAAAACCTTTAGTTGACAAGCTTAAAGGATATCGCAGTCTACGGGCTGTCGGTCAACGCTACAGAATTATTTATAAAGTAGAGCTTGACAAAGTGGTGGTTTTGGTAGTTGGAGTAGGACTACGAAAACAAGGTGACAAAGAAGATATTTACGCACAGATAGAGAAATTGTTAGAGGAATAA
- a CDS encoding type II toxin-antitoxin system Phd/YefM family antitoxin — MSKYLTITEARRQLLDLPDELNDEPVIIIKHGKPVMAALSFEQYESLLETLSILSDRNFANQLQESITQAERGEIISWEEAKAKLGI; from the coding sequence ATGTCTAAGTATCTAACCATTACGGAAGCTAGAAGACAACTGCTAGATTTACCGGATGAGTTGAACGATGAGCCAGTAATCATCATCAAGCATGGTAAGCCAGTTATGGCAGCACTTAGCTTCGAGCAATATGAATCTTTATTAGAAACTCTTTCTATTCTTAGCGATCGCAATTTTGCCAATCAGCTACAAGAAAGTATAACCCAAGCAGAACGAGGAGAAATTATCAGTTGGGAGGAAGCAAAAGCCAAGCTTGGAATTTGA
- a CDS encoding zinc-dependent alcohol dehydrogenase family protein: MKAVLMTAPGNPEVLQMQSIAKPAIPPKETELLVRLVAAGVNPIDTKLRKRGTFYPDNMPAILGCDGAGVVEAVGAAVQRFRVGDEVYFCNGGLGAHQGNYAEYTLVDERFVARKPASLSFVEAAAAPLVLITAWEALYERGRLQPGEKVLIHAGAGGVGHVAIQLAKLKGADVCTTVSSQEKADFVKQLGADEVIFYKQTDFVQAALNWTNGEGVDLAFDTVGGETFHKTFPAVRVYGDIVTILEPDANTIWKAARQRNLRIGFELMLTPMLQGIVEAQKHHAEILEQCSTWIDEGKLKICVSQTFPLEKADLAHQLLESGSVTGKIVLLISDES; encoded by the coding sequence GTGAAAGCAGTCTTAATGACAGCACCTGGTAATCCCGAAGTTCTGCAAATGCAGTCTATAGCAAAACCTGCCATCCCTCCAAAAGAAACGGAACTTCTGGTACGCTTGGTAGCAGCTGGGGTTAACCCGATTGATACGAAACTTCGTAAACGTGGCACTTTTTACCCAGATAATATGCCTGCCATTTTAGGATGTGATGGTGCAGGTGTGGTTGAAGCTGTTGGTGCTGCCGTACAGCGTTTTCGCGTAGGCGATGAGGTATATTTTTGCAATGGCGGTTTGGGCGCACATCAAGGCAATTATGCAGAATATACCCTTGTCGATGAGCGATTTGTTGCCCGTAAACCTGCTTCGCTATCCTTTGTAGAAGCTGCTGCTGCACCTTTGGTGTTAATTACCGCTTGGGAAGCGTTGTATGAACGAGGACGACTGCAACCTGGGGAAAAAGTTTTGATTCATGCGGGTGCCGGTGGTGTTGGACATGTAGCAATTCAACTAGCGAAACTTAAAGGGGCTGATGTCTGCACAACTGTGAGTTCTCAGGAAAAAGCTGATTTTGTGAAACAACTAGGTGCTGACGAAGTAATTTTTTATAAACAAACCGACTTTGTACAAGCTGCTTTAAATTGGACAAATGGTGAAGGTGTAGATTTAGCTTTTGATACCGTGGGAGGAGAAACTTTTCACAAAACTTTTCCCGCAGTGCGGGTATATGGCGATATTGTGACGATTTTGGAACCTGATGCGAATACTATTTGGAAAGCTGCCCGACAGCGTAATCTCCGCATTGGTTTTGAATTAATGTTGACACCAATGTTGCAAGGCATAGTGGAAGCACAAAAGCATCATGCAGAAATTTTAGAACAATGTTCCACTTGGATTGATGAGGGCAAGTTAAAAATTTGTGTTAGTCAAACTTTTCCTCTAGAAAAAGCGGATCTAGCTCATCAATTATTAGAAAGTGGGTCTGTGACAGGTAAAATTGTTCTGTTGATTAGTGATGAATCATAG
- the ilvN gene encoding acetolactate synthase small subunit: MKHTLSVLVEDEAGVLSRISSLFARRGFNIESLAVGPAEQGGVSRITMVVPGDDRVIEQLTKQLYKLVNVLKVQDITETPCVERELMLLKVNATSSNRGEIIELSQIFRSRVVDVAEDSLTLEVVGDPGKMVAIVQVLQKFGLKEIARTGKISLIRESGVNTELLKSLEAKV; the protein is encoded by the coding sequence ATGAAACACACTCTTTCTGTTCTTGTAGAAGATGAAGCGGGAGTTCTTTCCCGAATTTCTAGTTTATTTGCCCGTCGCGGTTTTAATATTGAAAGCCTTGCCGTAGGTCCTGCCGAGCAGGGAGGAGTCTCGCGGATTACAATGGTTGTACCAGGTGACGATCGCGTAATCGAGCAACTCACCAAGCAATTATACAAGTTAGTGAATGTCCTCAAAGTGCAAGACATTACCGAGACTCCTTGTGTAGAGCGAGAATTGATGCTGCTAAAGGTAAATGCCACTAGCAGCAACCGTGGAGAAATTATCGAATTATCTCAGATTTTTCGCTCGCGAGTCGTAGATGTAGCGGAAGATTCCCTGACCTTGGAAGTTGTGGGCGATCCAGGTAAAATGGTAGCGATCGTGCAAGTGTTGCAAAAATTTGGTTTAAAGGAAATAGCTAGAACAGGCAAAATTTCTTTAATTCGTGAATCAGGTGTCAATACCGAATTGCTCAAGTCTTTGGAAGCAAAAGTTTAG
- a CDS encoding BON domain-containing protein: MGWLKRLFGMEKPQNAQVNPEPQPVPQAVSTAAPAATQSIPPERVGLNGEYDQSGLAKRVALAFDQDDQLDDVDTLWVAQTSGTVVLKGKVPSQDILNKMVSVARSVSGATGVDTTQVTIG; the protein is encoded by the coding sequence ATGGGTTGGTTAAAAAGACTTTTTGGCATGGAAAAACCCCAAAATGCACAAGTAAATCCTGAGCCGCAGCCAGTACCACAAGCTGTTAGTACTGCTGCTCCTGCTGCTACTCAATCAATTCCGCCAGAGCGCGTCGGGTTGAATGGAGAGTACGATCAAAGTGGTCTGGCGAAGCGGGTTGCTTTAGCGTTCGATCAAGATGACCAACTTGATGATGTTGATACACTCTGGGTTGCTCAAACTAGCGGAACTGTAGTCTTAAAAGGCAAAGTTCCCAGCCAAGATATTTTAAACAAAATGGTTTCTGTAGCGCGATCGGTTAGTGGCGCTACTGGTGTTGATACTACTCAAGTGACAATTGGTTAG
- a CDS encoding alpha/beta fold hydrolase, whose product MTAQVHWQQRVGNQRDWVWRGRQIRYTYIRPTEKNHSDTPLILLHGFGASIGHWRHNLEVLGSRHTVYALDMLGFGASEKAPVNYSVELWAEQVYDFWKAFIRQPVVLIGNSNGSLISLAIAAAHPEMVQGIVMMSLPDPSLEQEAIPAFLRPAVMTIKKLVASPLILKPIFHFVRQPGILRRWASIAYANPEAITDELIEILAGPPQDRGSARAFSALFKAAIAVNFSPSVKTLLPSLTIPMLLIWGQKDRFVPPVLANRFTQYNEKLQLLNLEDVGHCPHDECPERVNQAILDWIETCSKHFSALKAED is encoded by the coding sequence GTGACCGCTCAGGTACACTGGCAGCAAAGAGTTGGTAATCAAAGAGACTGGGTTTGGCGGGGTAGGCAAATCCGCTATACGTATATTCGCCCTACGGAAAAGAACCACTCAGACACACCTTTAATTTTGCTGCATGGATTTGGCGCTTCAATTGGTCATTGGCGACACAATTTAGAAGTATTAGGTTCGCGCCATACAGTATATGCTTTAGATATGCTTGGTTTTGGCGCTTCGGAAAAAGCACCTGTAAATTACAGCGTCGAACTTTGGGCAGAACAAGTTTACGACTTTTGGAAAGCATTTATCCGCCAACCAGTGGTATTAATCGGTAATTCCAATGGTTCGCTGATATCGTTAGCGATCGCTGCCGCTCATCCGGAAATGGTGCAAGGAATCGTTATGATGAGTTTACCCGATCCGTCATTAGAGCAAGAAGCGATCCCGGCTTTTCTTAGACCGGCAGTCATGACAATCAAGAAGCTTGTCGCTTCCCCGTTAATCCTCAAACCGATATTTCACTTTGTCCGGCAGCCTGGTATTTTGCGTCGTTGGGCAAGTATTGCTTATGCTAACCCAGAAGCGATCACCGATGAACTGATAGAAATTTTAGCAGGTCCGCCTCAAGACCGGGGTTCTGCGCGTGCTTTTAGTGCTTTATTTAAAGCAGCGATCGCAGTTAACTTTAGTCCTAGTGTCAAGACATTATTACCAAGCTTAACAATTCCCATGCTGTTAATTTGGGGACAAAAAGATAGATTTGTTCCCCCAGTCCTTGCGAATCGATTTACTCAGTACAACGAAAAATTGCAACTGTTAAACCTAGAAGATGTGGGTCATTGTCCCCATGACGAATGTCCAGAACGAGTCAACCAAGCTATTTTAGATTGGATTGAAACATGTAGTAAGCACTTTAGTGCTTTAAAAGCAGAGGACTAA
- the infC gene encoding translation initiation factor IF-3: MTPVIEKKRTRDLPQINERIRFPKIRVIDTDGAQLGIITPQEALQLAEEKELDLVLLSDKADPPVCRIMDYGKYKFEQEKKAREARKKQHTADVKEVKMRYKIEEHDYNVRVKQAERFLKDGDKVKATVMFRGREIQHSDLAETLLKRMATDLEPFGEVQQMPKKEGRNMMMLISPKK, translated from the coding sequence ATGACGCCTGTGATTGAGAAAAAAAGAACTCGCGATCTGCCTCAAATTAACGAAAGAATTCGCTTCCCGAAAATTCGGGTCATTGATACTGATGGCGCCCAACTAGGAATTATCACTCCTCAGGAAGCACTGCAACTAGCAGAAGAAAAAGAGCTTGATCTGGTGCTACTCAGTGACAAGGCTGACCCGCCGGTTTGTCGGATTATGGACTATGGGAAATACAAATTTGAGCAGGAGAAGAAGGCGCGGGAAGCCCGGAAAAAGCAGCACACAGCTGACGTCAAAGAAGTGAAGATGCGCTACAAAATAGAAGAACATGACTACAATGTGCGTGTCAAGCAAGCAGAGCGCTTTTTGAAAGATGGCGATAAAGTCAAAGCCACTGTCATGTTCCGAGGTCGAGAAATTCAACACAGCGACTTAGCAGAAACTTTGCTCAAGCGAATGGCAACCGACTTAGAGCCATTTGGTGAGGTACAGCAAATGCCCAAAAAAGAAGGGCGAAACATGATGATGCTCATATCGCCTAAGAAATAA